The proteins below are encoded in one region of Amycolatopsis magusensis:
- a CDS encoding non-ribosomal peptide synthetase, whose translation MILEANASPIIARLGRLASERPDDLAFRQLADGRGPAGAVTYRRLAASVADMAEALAPVGPGERVVLSLPAGIDFVSAFLGCLAARVIAVPLPPRPGLRSTTAGLARHPLAADSAAVAAVTADGLVELGGARGQKPAPAAGDVAFLQYTSGSTGTPKGVMVTHTNLASNLTAIQEGMSIGAADRVLVWLPPFHDMGLIGGILQPLWAGIPCTLLAPQVFARRPLTWLEAISEDRSTVSGGPNFAFDMCVDRTTPSQRAALDLSCWQLAFVGSEPVRAGTLRRFAEAFAPAGFLPEALYPCYGLAESTLVVSGGRRGSGLKTVPHPENEDLELVSCGSVLGGQDIKIVDAATGAALPPGSTGQVLVRGGSVTAGYWGNPDAGARTFTEDGWLRTGDLGLLVDNELCVHGRLKDTVVIRGRNLFPEDIEEAVRAADVALRGTAVAAFGVDGAEGERLVVVVEVSTASSRDSDAGYATVAAAVRAAVVRESGVSPAVVAFARRGALPRTTSGKVRRSATRAAYLSAELRLLADDRVAEQGSHGTSLPPMLTREALLRLDPGERRTSLTGGLRAWLAAATGVPAKRVDPDRSLLAAGLDSLMLVQLQGDLAARFGIELAATALAGAESLDALATMLDDRLADAPTRVEQNVATGSATELSATQIAAWYQEQRRQGTSVNLLSRAFRVDKPVDIRTLEATVHLLAERHPALRTVLDAGNPVPTGKLLPSSALRVSVVDARDWSDPVADAALRREAARPFGSAEPLLRACVLRRADHDVLVLTVHHAAVDLWSVSLLMVEFDTIHRALTVGGEPELPVAVDGGVPTPAEQEHLRQWWRATLGTADQVPAMPVDRDAPAARTPATGLVTRALPDVAAGALSDLAGELGVSPFAVLLACWKTVLFAYGAGGPGPMPVTVGSPASGRRRPRTRSVVGFLANPLPLRTEVSARLPFAELARRVHRTVLDALDHQDLPFSAIVEATCTSRHDGHNPLFDTLFVLHQPPRFAPEGTAGLALGTGDAQLTLGAMDLRMVPLPPPDTPVGVTVEIALGEGARETHVALKFARDSYDGRTADLMIEDYLTALRRVLADPGRAVAELTGATTPRQLGRRAVRADAPVDVVHLVGAQAVRQPDAIAVRQGDTVLSYQGVLAASDALAQRLRAAGVRPEVCVGVALPRTPELVVALLAVLRAGGAFFPLDVALPSARQDVLIADTRPAVLLTTSVTAGRVPGGVPQVVLDEPGLWWRSRSGPRALTDEVVHPQQLAYVLFTSGSTGRPKSVALTRGGVSALAGWAARTYSPSEVAGVLAGTPLVFDLSVFELVVTLAVGGTVVLAEHTLDLPRLPERDHVTLVNTVPSVAGELLANEWPAGVRTANLAGEPLPSGLVRELDKAGVGRIMNLYGPCEDTTYSTGTEVDPSDSRLVTIGSPLPGSGAYILTGDGRYTDSAAPGELLLTGPKVARGYLGRPGLTAERFRPDPGQERPGTRAYHTGDQVRRRHDGELIFLGRADRQVKLRGVRIELAEVESALRGCAGVREVAVRVHNAGQPDAALVAYVVGAVQADELRWQAARALPQALVPHHYVPVDRLPRTVSDKLDRAALGRMPVPAADLVVASRAMTSTERLVAEVWSAALEVAAPGPDADFFQQGGHSLLAMRLLAAVETRTGVRVPLEAFLARPTIAGIAEHVDSSVREAVTEDPVPADGELFPLSPTQERFWLIHSLAPKDVAYHVAAVLRLRGRLDLPRLERALAAVVARHDTLRTRFAVRRGEPRLLVMPAAPVRLAVTEVAEEEAIDLGAAEARTPFELTAGPAWRVRLLRTGDEYRLVFVAHHLICDGWSLELLAREIEQFWADDSGTARSAPSFARWAAAQQLEWADPAAAGLAWWRERLANLPDLQLPVDRQSAPAERRVGGIAVRRLPAATVAALDEVCRKEGSTRFAALTALLGVVLGVQSGQKSFGIGTPAAGRTSASRAGIFGCVANTVVLRIDLAGRPTFRELLIRAWADLRGAIAYQEVPFAMVVRELTAGRPLEAAPLFRVMIADQPRQLDLALGGVRCDLTPLSTGTAKFDLSVLIDTGDDVDVTFEYDATLFDESTINELANRFVRLAVAVASDVDVVVDEVDLADDAERTLVASWGDGGAVPDMGVSSLPEAVLRQASRTPDRIAVTARDGSLSYEALATHVNRLAVGLRRRGIGAEDRIAICHERTSVLVVAVLGVLAAGAAYLPIRLTDPAERRAEMLADAEVRLVLCDAETQSWLDTWGVPAATVAEVVAEVPTGSVVPWQVDDRQLAYVLYTSGSTGRPKGVAVTHRGAMARVIWACSSFSGEELSGVLAATALGFDLSLFELFAPLAAGGTAVLAENILELRELPDRARITMVTAVPSSMAALLDMDGWPATVRTVGLGGEPLSAQLAERVRELSPGRVVNLYGTTEDSFCSTWARLDDDVITVGRPLPGTRISVVDDDADVVPLGVTGEITAAGVGVSRGYLKRPGLTADVYRPDPAGPPGSRLYRTGDRGRWTGRGLRMSGRRDDQVKVRGHRVELGEVEAALVAVDGVAEAVALVKSGPAPGDARLVAYVRASNNAGGFDVGRLRAALRRRLPDYMVPSSFVVVEQMPYSQSGKLDRAALAGIAVVESSATGSGNGEPPLPGAETDIALLWQDMLGTPTVSRSARFFELGGDSLLAGRMTARVNDTFGADLPIRLIFEDDRLMSFAAHLDRRDLR comes from the coding sequence ATGATACTGGAAGCCAACGCGTCACCGATAATCGCCCGGCTGGGCAGGCTCGCCTCCGAACGGCCGGACGATCTCGCGTTCCGGCAGCTGGCCGACGGTCGTGGCCCGGCCGGTGCGGTCACCTATCGCCGGCTGGCCGCCTCGGTGGCGGACATGGCGGAGGCACTCGCGCCGGTCGGGCCGGGGGAGCGCGTGGTCCTGTCGTTGCCCGCGGGCATCGACTTCGTTTCGGCGTTCCTGGGGTGCCTCGCCGCGCGGGTGATCGCCGTGCCGCTGCCACCGCGACCCGGACTGCGCTCGACCACGGCCGGCCTCGCTCGGCACCCGCTGGCCGCCGACTCCGCCGCGGTCGCCGCGGTGACCGCGGACGGACTGGTCGAACTGGGCGGCGCGCGGGGACAGAAGCCGGCTCCGGCAGCCGGGGACGTCGCCTTCCTGCAGTACACATCGGGCTCGACCGGGACGCCCAAAGGCGTGATGGTGACCCACACCAACCTCGCCAGCAACCTCACGGCCATCCAGGAGGGCATGTCCATCGGCGCGGCGGACCGGGTCCTGGTGTGGCTGCCGCCGTTCCACGACATGGGACTGATCGGTGGCATCCTGCAGCCGCTCTGGGCGGGCATCCCGTGCACTCTGCTCGCCCCGCAGGTGTTCGCGCGCCGGCCGCTGACCTGGCTCGAGGCGATCAGCGAGGACCGGTCGACGGTGTCCGGCGGACCCAACTTCGCGTTCGACATGTGCGTCGACCGCACGACGCCGAGCCAGCGGGCCGCGCTGGACCTGTCGTGCTGGCAGCTGGCCTTCGTCGGGTCGGAGCCGGTGCGAGCCGGTACCTTGCGCCGGTTCGCCGAGGCATTCGCTCCTGCCGGGTTCCTGCCGGAGGCGCTGTACCCGTGTTATGGCCTTGCCGAGTCGACGCTCGTCGTGTCCGGTGGCCGCCGTGGTAGCGGTCTGAAGACCGTGCCGCATCCCGAGAACGAAGATCTGGAACTGGTCAGCTGCGGCAGCGTCCTCGGCGGACAGGACATCAAGATCGTCGATGCGGCGACCGGCGCGGCCTTGCCGCCGGGAAGTACGGGGCAGGTGCTGGTCCGGGGAGGCAGCGTGACCGCGGGCTACTGGGGAAACCCGGATGCCGGCGCGCGGACCTTCACCGAGGACGGGTGGTTGCGCACCGGTGACCTGGGTCTGCTGGTGGACAACGAGTTGTGCGTACACGGTCGGCTCAAGGACACCGTCGTCATCCGTGGCCGGAACCTGTTCCCGGAGGACATCGAGGAGGCGGTCCGGGCCGCTGATGTGGCTCTGCGCGGTACCGCGGTGGCCGCGTTCGGCGTGGACGGTGCGGAGGGGGAGCGGCTCGTGGTCGTCGTCGAGGTATCGACGGCCAGCTCGCGGGACTCCGACGCCGGCTACGCCACGGTCGCCGCGGCGGTCCGGGCCGCGGTCGTCCGCGAATCGGGCGTCAGCCCGGCCGTGGTGGCGTTCGCGCGGCGCGGCGCGCTGCCGAGGACGACGAGCGGCAAGGTGCGCCGCTCGGCAACCCGCGCGGCCTACCTCAGTGCCGAGTTGCGGCTGCTGGCCGATGATCGGGTCGCTGAACAGGGGAGCCACGGCACCTCCTTGCCGCCGATGCTCACCAGGGAGGCGTTGCTCCGGCTCGATCCGGGCGAGCGGCGGACCTCGCTCACCGGTGGACTGCGCGCCTGGCTGGCCGCGGCGACGGGAGTGCCGGCCAAGCGGGTGGATCCGGACCGCTCGCTCCTGGCGGCCGGACTGGACTCACTGATGCTCGTGCAGCTACAGGGGGATCTCGCGGCGCGGTTCGGCATTGAACTGGCCGCGACGGCCCTCGCCGGAGCGGAGTCACTCGACGCGCTGGCCACCATGCTCGATGATCGGCTGGCTGACGCGCCCACACGGGTGGAGCAGAACGTCGCGACCGGTTCCGCCACGGAGTTGTCCGCGACCCAGATCGCCGCGTGGTACCAGGAACAACGGCGCCAGGGAACTTCGGTGAACCTGCTCTCCCGTGCGTTCCGGGTCGACAAGCCCGTCGATATCCGGACGCTGGAGGCCACCGTGCACCTGCTGGCCGAACGTCATCCCGCGTTGCGCACCGTGCTCGACGCCGGCAACCCCGTGCCCACCGGGAAGTTGCTGCCGTCCTCAGCGCTGCGAGTGTCCGTTGTGGACGCTCGCGACTGGTCGGATCCCGTGGCCGACGCCGCCCTGCGCCGTGAGGCGGCTAGGCCGTTCGGCAGCGCCGAGCCGCTGCTGCGGGCCTGTGTCCTGCGGCGGGCCGACCACGACGTACTGGTCCTCACCGTGCACCACGCCGCTGTCGACCTGTGGTCGGTGTCGTTGCTGATGGTCGAGTTCGACACGATCCACCGTGCGCTGACCGTCGGCGGGGAACCGGAACTCCCGGTCGCCGTCGACGGCGGTGTGCCCACTCCTGCCGAGCAGGAACACCTACGGCAGTGGTGGCGTGCGACGCTGGGCACGGCGGACCAGGTGCCGGCGATGCCCGTCGACCGGGACGCCCCGGCAGCCAGGACACCGGCTACCGGGTTGGTGACGCGGGCGTTGCCGGATGTCGCTGCCGGAGCCCTGTCCGACCTGGCCGGCGAGCTCGGGGTCAGCCCGTTCGCTGTTCTGCTCGCCTGCTGGAAAACCGTGCTGTTCGCCTACGGCGCCGGTGGTCCGGGCCCGATGCCGGTCACGGTCGGGTCACCCGCGTCCGGTCGTCGCCGGCCCCGGACACGGTCGGTCGTCGGCTTCCTCGCCAACCCGTTGCCGTTGCGTACCGAGGTGTCGGCGCGACTCCCGTTCGCCGAACTGGCCAGGCGGGTGCACCGGACGGTGCTGGATGCGCTCGACCACCAGGACCTGCCGTTCAGCGCTATCGTCGAGGCGACGTGCACGTCCCGCCACGATGGCCACAACCCGCTGTTCGACACGCTGTTCGTGCTGCACCAGCCGCCGCGGTTCGCGCCGGAAGGAACCGCCGGGCTGGCGTTGGGAACCGGTGACGCGCAGCTCACCCTCGGCGCGATGGACCTGCGGATGGTGCCGCTGCCGCCGCCGGACACACCGGTCGGCGTGACGGTTGAGATCGCCCTCGGCGAGGGAGCACGGGAGACCCACGTCGCACTGAAGTTCGCACGCGACAGCTATGACGGCCGTACCGCGGACCTGATGATCGAGGACTACCTCACGGCGCTGCGCCGGGTGCTGGCCGATCCGGGACGTGCAGTGGCCGAGTTGACCGGCGCTACGACCCCCAGGCAACTGGGCAGGCGAGCGGTGAGGGCGGACGCTCCGGTGGACGTCGTCCACCTGGTGGGTGCCCAAGCGGTCCGGCAACCCGATGCCATCGCCGTGCGGCAGGGTGACACCGTCCTCAGCTACCAGGGTGTGCTCGCGGCCAGCGACGCGTTGGCACAGCGGTTGCGTGCCGCCGGCGTGAGGCCGGAAGTGTGTGTCGGCGTCGCGTTGCCGCGTACCCCGGAGTTGGTGGTCGCCCTGCTCGCGGTATTGCGGGCGGGAGGCGCGTTCTTTCCGCTCGACGTGGCGTTGCCCTCGGCCCGGCAAGACGTGCTCATCGCTGACACGCGCCCGGCTGTGCTGCTCACGACAAGCGTGACCGCCGGCCGGGTCCCCGGCGGAGTTCCACAGGTGGTGCTCGACGAGCCGGGTCTGTGGTGGCGATCGCGGTCGGGGCCCCGGGCGCTGACTGACGAGGTGGTGCACCCGCAACAACTCGCCTACGTGCTGTTCACCTCGGGGTCGACCGGTCGCCCGAAGAGCGTGGCACTGACCCGTGGTGGCGTCTCGGCGCTCGCCGGCTGGGCGGCGCGGACCTACTCGCCCAGCGAGGTGGCAGGCGTGCTCGCCGGCACGCCGCTGGTGTTCGACCTGTCGGTGTTCGAGCTGGTCGTCACGTTGGCGGTCGGTGGCACCGTGGTGCTGGCCGAACACACCCTTGACTTGCCCCGGTTGCCGGAACGCGACCACGTCACCCTTGTCAACACCGTGCCGTCGGTGGCCGGGGAGCTACTCGCCAACGAGTGGCCCGCGGGTGTCCGCACCGCGAACCTCGCCGGTGAGCCGTTGCCGTCGGGGCTGGTCCGAGAACTCGACAAGGCGGGTGTCGGGCGGATCATGAATCTGTACGGCCCGTGCGAGGACACCACGTACTCGACCGGCACCGAGGTCGATCCGTCTGACAGCCGGCTGGTGACCATCGGGAGCCCGTTGCCCGGCAGCGGTGCGTACATCCTCACCGGAGACGGGCGGTACACCGATTCCGCCGCGCCGGGTGAGTTGCTGCTGACCGGACCCAAGGTGGCCCGCGGATACCTGGGGCGGCCAGGGCTCACCGCCGAACGGTTCCGGCCCGATCCCGGTCAGGAGCGGCCGGGAACCCGGGCGTATCACACGGGCGACCAGGTCCGCCGGCGTCACGACGGCGAACTGATCTTCCTCGGTCGCGCGGATCGGCAGGTCAAACTACGTGGGGTCCGCATCGAGCTGGCAGAGGTCGAGTCGGCGTTACGCGGCTGCGCGGGTGTTCGGGAGGTTGCTGTGCGGGTGCACAACGCCGGGCAACCGGACGCTGCGCTCGTCGCATACGTCGTCGGTGCGGTTCAAGCGGACGAACTGCGATGGCAGGCGGCGCGGGCGTTGCCACAGGCACTCGTCCCGCACCACTACGTGCCGGTGGATCGGTTGCCCAGGACCGTCAGTGACAAGCTCGATCGCGCCGCGCTCGGCAGGATGCCGGTGCCCGCGGCGGACCTGGTGGTAGCCAGCCGGGCCATGACGTCCACCGAGCGGCTGGTCGCCGAGGTGTGGTCCGCTGCGCTCGAGGTAGCCGCTCCCGGTCCGGATGCCGACTTCTTCCAGCAGGGAGGGCATTCCCTGCTTGCCATGCGGCTGTTGGCCGCTGTCGAAACACGGACCGGGGTCCGGGTCCCGTTGGAGGCGTTCCTCGCCCGGCCGACGATCGCGGGCATCGCCGAGCACGTCGACTCCTCGGTCCGGGAGGCGGTCACGGAGGATCCGGTACCGGCCGACGGCGAGCTCTTCCCGCTTTCCCCGACCCAGGAACGGTTCTGGCTGATTCATTCGCTCGCTCCGAAGGACGTCGCCTACCACGTCGCGGCTGTGCTGCGCCTGCGTGGCCGGCTTGACCTACCCCGGCTGGAACGCGCGTTGGCGGCGGTCGTCGCGCGGCACGATACCTTGCGCACGCGGTTCGCAGTGCGACGCGGGGAGCCCCGGTTGCTGGTCATGCCGGCCGCTCCGGTCCGGTTGGCGGTGACCGAGGTGGCCGAGGAGGAAGCCATCGACCTCGGCGCGGCTGAGGCCCGCACGCCCTTCGAGCTGACCGCCGGTCCGGCGTGGCGGGTGCGGTTGCTACGGACTGGTGACGAATACCGGCTGGTCTTCGTGGCGCACCACCTCATCTGTGATGGATGGTCGCTGGAGCTGCTCGCTCGTGAGATCGAGCAGTTCTGGGCCGACGACTCCGGCACGGCGCGGTCGGCGCCCTCCTTCGCCCGATGGGCCGCGGCACAACAGCTCGAGTGGGCCGACCCCGCCGCTGCCGGACTTGCCTGGTGGCGTGAGCGTCTGGCGAACCTGCCCGACCTGCAACTGCCCGTGGACCGGCAGAGCGCGCCCGCAGAACGCCGGGTGGGGGGCATCGCCGTCAGGCGGTTGCCGGCCGCCACCGTCGCTGCGCTCGACGAGGTGTGCCGGAAGGAAGGCTCGACCCGGTTCGCCGCGCTCACGGCTCTGCTCGGTGTGGTTCTGGGTGTCCAGAGCGGGCAGAAGTCCTTCGGGATCGGCACACCGGCGGCCGGGCGTACGTCGGCGTCGAGAGCCGGGATCTTCGGATGCGTGGCCAACACGGTTGTGCTCCGCATCGACCTGGCTGGCCGGCCGACTTTCCGCGAGCTGCTGATACGGGCCTGGGCGGACCTGCGGGGTGCGATCGCCTACCAGGAGGTGCCCTTCGCCATGGTGGTGCGCGAGCTGACGGCCGGGCGGCCACTGGAGGCAGCCCCGCTGTTCCGGGTGATGATCGCCGATCAGCCCCGGCAGCTGGACCTCGCGCTCGGCGGCGTGCGCTGCGACCTGACGCCGTTGAGCACCGGCACCGCGAAGTTCGACCTGAGCGTGTTGATCGACACCGGTGACGACGTGGACGTCACCTTCGAGTACGACGCGACCCTTTTCGACGAATCCACCATAAACGAGCTCGCGAACAGGTTCGTCCGGCTGGCTGTCGCCGTAGCGTCGGACGTGGACGTAGTGGTCGACGAGGTCGATCTCGCCGACGATGCCGAACGCACGCTGGTCGCCAGCTGGGGCGACGGTGGCGCTGTGCCGGACATGGGTGTTTCCTCCTTGCCCGAGGCCGTCCTCCGGCAGGCGTCCCGGACTCCCGATCGCATCGCCGTCACCGCGAGGGACGGCTCGCTCAGCTACGAGGCGCTCGCCACGCACGTCAACCGCCTCGCGGTCGGCCTGCGGCGGCGCGGAATCGGTGCGGAGGACCGGATAGCGATCTGCCACGAGCGGACCTCGGTGCTGGTCGTTGCGGTGTTGGGGGTGCTCGCCGCGGGTGCGGCGTACCTGCCGATCCGGCTGACCGACCCGGCGGAGCGGCGTGCCGAGATGCTGGCCGATGCCGAGGTACGGCTCGTGCTGTGTGACGCGGAAACCCAAAGCTGGCTGGACACGTGGGGCGTTCCCGCGGCAACCGTGGCCGAGGTCGTCGCTGAGGTCCCCACCGGGTCCGTGGTGCCATGGCAGGTTGATGACCGGCAATTGGCCTACGTGCTCTACACATCCGGGTCGACCGGCCGGCCGAAGGGGGTCGCGGTCACCCACCGCGGTGCGATGGCACGCGTCATCTGGGCCTGTTCCTCATTCAGCGGCGAAGAGTTGAGCGGGGTGCTTGCCGCCACCGCTCTCGGTTTCGACCTCTCGCTGTTCGAGCTGTTCGCACCGCTGGCGGCCGGAGGTACGGCGGTGCTGGCCGAGAACATCCTCGAGCTGCGCGAGTTGCCCGATCGCGCGCGCATCACCATGGTGACCGCCGTCCCGTCCAGTATGGCCGCCCTGCTCGACATGGATGGCTGGCCGGCGACGGTGCGAACCGTCGGACTCGGTGGCGAACCGCTGTCCGCGCAGCTCGCCGAGCGCGTACGGGAGCTGAGTCCCGGCCGGGTGGTCAACCTCTACGGGACGACCGAGGACAGTTTCTGCTCGACGTGGGCTCGGCTGGACGACGACGTGATCACGGTCGGCCGACCGCTACCCGGTACGAGGATCAGCGTGGTCGACGACGATGCCGATGTTGTACCGCTCGGGGTCACCGGTGAGATCACGGCGGCGGGTGTCGGCGTCTCCCGCGGCTACCTCAAGCGTCCCGGCCTGACCGCGGACGTGTACCGGCCCGATCCGGCCGGGCCGCCAGGCAGTCGGCTCTACCGCACCGGCGACCGTGGGCGCTGGACCGGTCGAGGGCTGCGGATGTCGGGTAGACGGGACGACCAGGTCAAGGTTCGTGGGCACCGGGTCGAGCTCGGGGAGGTCGAGGCGGCACTCGTGGCAGTCGACGGCGTCGCCGAGGCGGTGGCGCTCGTGAAGAGCGGTCCGGCTCCCGGGGATGCCCGTCTTGTCGCCTACGTGCGTGCGTCGAACAACGCCGGTGGCTTCGATGTCGGACGGTTGCGTGCCGCCTTGCGCAGGCGGCTGCCGGACTACATGGTTCCCTCGTCGTTCGTGGTCGTCGAGCAGATGCCGTACTCGCAATCCGGGAAGCTCGACCGCGCCGCGTTGGCCGGGATCGCGGTGGTCGAGTCCTCGGCTACGGGTTCGGGGAACGGCGAACCGCCACTGCCCGGAGCCGAGACCGACATCGCGCTCTTGTGGCAGGACATGCTCGGGACCCCCACGGTCTCCCGGTCGGCGCGTTTCTTCGAGCTCGGCGGTGACTCCCTGCTGGCCGGCCGGATGACCGCGCGGGTCAACGACACGTTCGGGGCGGACCTCCCGATCCGGCTGATCTTCGAGGACGACCGGTTGATGTCGTTCGCCGCTCACCTGGATCGGAGGGACCTCCGGTGA